The proteins below are encoded in one region of Pseudomonas entomophila L48:
- a CDS encoding inorganic phosphate transporter, with translation MIDLFSGLDAWVIVSLTLALTFVLAFEFINGFHDTANAVATVIYTKAMPPHLAVFFSGVFNFLGVLLGGVGVAYAIVHLLPVELLINVNTGHGLAMVFSLLAAAITWNLGTWYFGIPASSSHTLIGSILGVGLANALISDIPLGDGVNWQKAIDIATSLVLSPMAGFAVAALVLLGLKWWRPLSKMHKTPEQRRKLDDKKHPPFWNRLVLVISAMGVSFVHGSNDGQKGIGLIMLVLIGIVPAKFVLDLNSTTYQIERTRDATMHLSQFYQRNAATLGEFLALGKAQSSDLPEQFSCNPQQTEPTIAALQSSLAGVTDYRALSAEKRVEVRRYLLCLDDTAKKVGKLPGLEAREKADLEKLRKDLTATTEYAPFWVIVAVALALGLGTMVGWKRVVLTVGEKIGKQGMTYAQGMSAQITAACAIGMANIFSLPVSTTHVLSSGVAGTMVANKSGLQGGTVKTILLAWVLTLPASMGLAAGLFWLASKAIG, from the coding sequence ATGATCGATTTATTCAGCGGACTGGATGCCTGGGTTATCGTGAGCCTGACGCTCGCTTTGACCTTCGTCCTCGCATTCGAGTTCATCAATGGCTTTCATGACACCGCCAACGCGGTAGCCACTGTCATCTATACCAAAGCCATGCCACCGCACCTGGCCGTGTTCTTCTCCGGTGTATTCAACTTCCTCGGGGTTCTGCTCGGCGGTGTCGGGGTGGCTTACGCCATCGTCCACCTGCTGCCGGTCGAACTGCTGATCAATGTGAACACCGGGCACGGCCTGGCCATGGTCTTCTCGTTGCTGGCCGCCGCCATCACCTGGAACCTGGGCACCTGGTACTTCGGCATCCCGGCCTCCAGCTCGCATACCCTGATCGGCTCGATCCTCGGTGTCGGCCTGGCCAATGCACTGATCAGCGACATCCCGCTGGGCGATGGCGTGAACTGGCAGAAGGCGATCGACATCGCCACGTCGCTGGTCCTCTCGCCAATGGCTGGCTTTGCCGTTGCAGCCCTGGTGCTGCTCGGCCTGAAGTGGTGGCGCCCACTGTCGAAGATGCACAAGACGCCCGAACAGCGCCGCAAGCTCGACGACAAGAAGCACCCACCGTTCTGGAACCGCCTGGTGCTGGTGATCTCGGCCATGGGCGTGAGCTTCGTGCACGGCTCCAACGACGGCCAGAAAGGCATCGGCCTGATCATGCTGGTGCTGATCGGTATCGTCCCGGCCAAGTTCGTCCTCGACCTGAACAGCACCACCTACCAGATCGAGCGTACCCGCGACGCAACGATGCACCTGAGCCAGTTCTACCAGCGCAACGCCGCCACCCTCGGCGAGTTCCTGGCACTGGGCAAGGCACAATCCAGCGACTTGCCGGAGCAGTTCAGCTGCAACCCGCAGCAGACCGAGCCGACCATCGCCGCCCTGCAATCCTCGCTCGCCGGCGTGACCGACTACCGCGCCCTGAGCGCCGAGAAGCGCGTCGAAGTGCGCCGCTACCTGCTGTGCCTGGACGACACCGCGAAGAAGGTCGGCAAGCTGCCAGGCCTGGAAGCCCGTGAAAAGGCCGACCTGGAGAAGCTGCGCAAGGACCTGACCGCCACCACCGAGTATGCACCGTTCTGGGTGATCGTCGCCGTCGCCCTGGCCCTGGGCCTGGGTACCATGGTTGGCTGGAAGCGTGTAGTTCTGACCGTCGGCGAGAAAATCGGCAAGCAGGGCATGACCTATGCCCAGGGCATGTCGGCGCAGATCACTGCCGCCTGCGCCATCGGCATGGCCAACATCTTCAGCCTGCCGGTGTCCACCACCCACGTGCTCTCGTCGGGCGTGGCCGGCACCATGGTCGCCAACAAAAGCGGCCTGCAGGGCGGCACGGTGAAAACCATCCTGCTGGCCTGGGTGCTCACCCTGCCGGCCTCGATGGGCTTGGCGGCCGGCCTGTTCTGGCTGGCCTCCAAGGCCATTGGCTGA